In Cryptosporangium minutisporangium, one DNA window encodes the following:
- the dapD gene encoding 2,3,4,5-tetrahydropyridine-2,6-dicarboxylate N-succinyltransferase, with translation MSIWGVGLATEFAGQILDVWFPAGKLGLGAPGVSDLAPGVARLDKDTAQGEAALRTKELLGSELAGAVGWDPLRGVEVVAVSVVTDLNAAPADAADAYLRLHLLSHRLVRPHGVNLSGVFGVLANVAWTSAGPVPVAEVESVRARARAARTHFEVYGVDKFPRMTDYVVPSGVRIADADRVRLGAHLASGTTVMHEGFVNFNAGTLGNSMVEGRISAGVVVGDGSDVGGGASIMGTLSGGGTTVITVGERCLLGANSGLGIPLGDDSVVEAGTYITAGSKVTLPDGSVVKAASLAGADGVLFRRNSVTGALEAVPRAGRSWGGLNEALHQN, from the coding sequence GTGAGCATCTGGGGAGTGGGCCTGGCGACCGAGTTCGCCGGCCAGATTCTGGACGTGTGGTTCCCCGCAGGGAAGTTGGGGTTGGGCGCTCCCGGGGTATCAGACCTTGCGCCCGGCGTCGCGCGGCTGGATAAAGACACCGCCCAGGGAGAGGCCGCACTGCGAACTAAAGAGCTCTTGGGCTCTGAGTTGGCTGGTGCGGTTGGGTGGGACCCGCTGCGCGGCGTCGAGGTCGTCGCGGTGTCCGTCGTCACCGACCTGAACGCCGCGCCGGCGGACGCCGCGGACGCCTACCTGCGTCTGCACCTGCTGTCGCACCGACTGGTCCGCCCCCACGGCGTGAACCTCTCCGGGGTCTTCGGGGTGCTGGCGAACGTCGCGTGGACGTCGGCGGGGCCGGTTCCGGTGGCGGAGGTCGAGTCCGTCCGGGCACGGGCACGGGCGGCGCGGACGCACTTCGAGGTCTACGGGGTCGACAAGTTCCCCCGCATGACCGACTACGTGGTGCCTTCCGGGGTCCGGATCGCGGACGCGGACCGGGTGCGGCTCGGTGCTCACCTGGCGTCCGGCACCACGGTCATGCACGAGGGCTTCGTCAACTTCAACGCGGGCACGCTCGGGAACTCGATGGTCGAGGGCCGGATCTCGGCCGGGGTCGTCGTGGGCGACGGATCCGATGTCGGTGGTGGCGCGTCGATCATGGGGACGCTGTCCGGCGGCGGCACGACCGTGATCACGGTCGGCGAGCGGTGCCTGTTGGGCGCGAACTCGGGGCTGGGCATCCCGCTCGGCGACGACTCCGTGGTCGAAGCGGGGACGTACATCACCGCCGGGTCGAAGGTGACGCTGCCGGACGGCTCGGTCGTGAAGGCTGCGTCGCTGGCCGGTGCCGACGGGGTGCTGTTCCGCCGCAACTCGGTGACCGGGGCGCTGGAGGCGGTGCCGCGGGCCGGCCGGAGCTGGGGCGGGCTCAACGAGGCACTGCACCAGAACTGA
- the dapE gene encoding succinyl-diaminopimelate desuccinylase: protein MTLDLAGDPVALTAALVDFPSVSGAEGPLADAVEAALNSVKNYRITRDGDTVVARTDLGRKHRILLAGHLDTVPIVDNVPSRRDGDLLYGCGTSDMKSGLAVLLHLAATIPDPAYDLTLVCYDNEEVEAVKNGLGRVGRNHPDWLAADFAILLEPTDGTVEGGCQGTLRAKITTSGKRAHSARSWFGVNAIHAAGEILARLGKYEPRTVEIDGLVYREGLNAVRIEGGVAGNVIPDRCDVTVNYRFAPDRTEQGAEQHVREVFDGYELAITDSSPGALPGLSSPAAANFVDALKVPVQAKLGWTDVARFAGLGIPAVNFGPGDPNLAHQAGEYVDVRKITDAAAALRRYLTAG from the coding sequence GTGACGTTGGATCTCGCCGGCGACCCGGTCGCCCTCACCGCTGCCCTGGTCGACTTCCCCTCGGTCTCCGGCGCGGAAGGCCCACTCGCCGACGCGGTGGAAGCCGCGCTGAACAGCGTGAAGAACTACCGGATCACCCGCGACGGCGACACGGTCGTCGCCCGCACCGATCTCGGCAGGAAACACCGCATCCTGCTCGCCGGTCACCTCGACACGGTGCCGATCGTCGACAACGTGCCGTCCCGGCGCGACGGAGATCTCCTCTACGGGTGCGGCACCTCCGACATGAAGAGCGGCCTCGCGGTGCTGCTCCACCTGGCCGCCACGATCCCGGACCCTGCCTACGACCTGACGCTGGTCTGCTACGACAACGAGGAGGTCGAGGCGGTCAAGAACGGCCTGGGCCGGGTCGGCCGCAACCACCCGGACTGGCTGGCCGCCGACTTCGCGATCTTGCTCGAGCCCACCGACGGGACGGTCGAGGGCGGCTGCCAGGGGACGCTGCGAGCCAAGATCACCACCAGCGGCAAGCGCGCCCACTCCGCCCGCAGCTGGTTCGGCGTCAACGCGATCCACGCGGCGGGCGAGATCCTCGCCCGCCTCGGGAAGTACGAACCGCGCACGGTCGAGATCGACGGCCTCGTCTACCGGGAGGGCCTCAACGCGGTGCGCATCGAGGGTGGCGTGGCAGGCAACGTCATCCCGGATCGGTGTGACGTCACCGTCAACTACCGGTTCGCGCCCGACCGCACGGAACAGGGCGCCGAGCAGCACGTCCGCGAGGTGTTCGACGGTTACGAGCTCGCGATCACCGACTCCTCACCCGGGGCGCTGCCGGGCCTCAGTTCTCCGGCGGCGGCGAACTTCGTCGATGCCCTGAAGGTCCCCGTCCAGGCGAAGCTCGGGTGGACCGACGTGGCCCGGTTCGCCGGTCTCGGCATCCCCGCGGTCAACTTCGGCCCTGGTGACCCGAACCTGGCGCACCAGGCTGGCGAGTACGTCGACGTCCGAAAGATCACGGATGCCGCAGCGGCACTTCGTCGCTACCTCACTGCCGGTTAG
- a CDS encoding TIGR00730 family Rossman fold protein: MTGAVPQPDRQRGPVTLRRRRSSTSTTDQRLLDNRSGRADFIHSDTWRVLRIQSEFVEGFGALAELGPAVSVFGSARTPVDHSDYALAEQLGHALVRAGFAVITGGGPGTMEAANKGASEAGGVSVGLGIELPFEQELNEFVDVGVNFRYFFARKTMFVKYAQAFCVLPGGFGTLDELFEALTLVQTRKVTRFPVVLIGTRYWGGLVDWLQQSMLADGKISEQDLDLIQLTDDIDEAVAAVLSAETLSADQATGADEAPVEA; this comes from the coding sequence ATGACCGGCGCCGTGCCGCAACCCGACCGTCAGCGTGGCCCGGTCACGCTCCGCCGTCGGCGGTCGTCCACGAGCACCACCGACCAGCGGCTGCTCGACAACCGCAGCGGCCGTGCGGACTTCATCCACTCCGACACGTGGCGGGTCTTGCGGATCCAATCGGAGTTCGTGGAGGGCTTCGGCGCGCTCGCCGAGCTGGGCCCGGCGGTGAGCGTGTTCGGCTCCGCCCGGACCCCCGTCGACCACTCCGACTACGCGCTCGCCGAGCAGCTCGGCCATGCCCTCGTCCGCGCCGGTTTCGCGGTGATCACCGGCGGCGGCCCCGGCACGATGGAGGCCGCGAACAAGGGCGCGAGCGAGGCCGGCGGGGTGAGCGTCGGTCTCGGTATCGAGCTGCCGTTCGAGCAGGAGCTCAACGAGTTCGTCGACGTCGGCGTGAACTTCCGGTACTTCTTCGCCCGGAAGACGATGTTCGTGAAGTACGCCCAGGCGTTCTGCGTGCTCCCCGGTGGGTTCGGGACCCTGGACGAGCTGTTCGAGGCCCTCACGCTGGTGCAGACCCGGAAGGTGACCCGGTTCCCGGTCGTCCTGATCGGCACCCGGTACTGGGGTGGCCTGGTCGACTGGCTGCAGCAGAGCATGCTCGCCGACGGCAAGATCTCCGAGCAAGATCTGGACCTGATCCAGCTCACCGACGACATCGACGAGGCGGTCGCCGCCGTGCTGTCCGCGGAGACCCTCTCGGCGGACCAGGCCACCGGCGCCGACGAAGCTCCGGTGGAGGCCTGA
- a CDS encoding TIGR00730 family Rossman fold protein — MNSSRPAAVCVYCASSTSIDPRHVALAAEVGTELARRGHVLVSGGGRVSMMGAVAAAARAGGARTIGVIPEALSSREIADFDSDELIVTTGMRERKAAMDGCADAFLGLPGGIGTLEEVFEVWTSRSLGMHAKPVVLLDPEGFYDGLLGWLTDLAGRGFVRPEALALLTVVDSVPAAFDAIEDGIAHATRVEAGPSAPVRVQD; from the coding sequence GTGAATTCGTCTCGACCGGCGGCGGTCTGCGTCTACTGCGCGTCCTCCACGTCGATCGACCCCCGCCACGTCGCGCTCGCTGCCGAAGTCGGCACCGAGCTGGCCCGGCGCGGCCACGTGCTGGTGTCCGGCGGAGGACGGGTCTCGATGATGGGTGCGGTCGCGGCGGCCGCCCGAGCCGGGGGAGCACGCACGATCGGCGTCATCCCCGAGGCGCTGAGCAGCCGGGAGATCGCCGACTTCGACTCCGACGAGCTCATCGTCACCACGGGGATGCGCGAGCGGAAGGCCGCGATGGACGGCTGCGCCGACGCGTTCCTCGGCCTGCCCGGCGGGATCGGCACGCTCGAAGAGGTGTTCGAGGTCTGGACGTCCCGGTCGCTCGGCATGCACGCGAAACCCGTCGTGCTGCTCGACCCCGAGGGCTTCTACGACGGCCTGCTCGGGTGGCTGACCGACCTGGCCGGCCGCGGCTTCGTGCGCCCCGAGGCGCTCGCGCTGCTCACGGTCGTGGACTCGGTACCCGCCGCCTTCGACGCGATCGAGGACGGCATCGCCCACGCGACCCGCGTCGAGGCGGGCCCGTCTGCCCCGGTCCGCGTCCAAGACTGA
- a CDS encoding BTAD domain-containing putative transcriptional regulator, producing MVVPKSVALRLLGPVSLLSPDSERPLGGTKSRVVMAALGLRLNHAVPATQLIDDVWGANPPATARNTVQVYLSGVRRALESAGRPFRLDRLAGGYRLSGRPEQVDWLRFELLADRARGSGRVGDREAAAASLAEALTLWQGPPLADLRGTPLYAAFAGAMDAARVGALSDRFAAELALGTPGLAAELSDLVRTRPLDEQLTRHLMHALQNEGRRIEALAVYADFRDRLVRDRGVEPGVRLTRMYRAILADDPPEPLPPVPRPIGRVVGREAADFVGRAGELAETLGLLAQPGLVTITGPPGVGKSRFAAEVAARISAAGSVRPLFVRLDGVAEPSEVVAAVADAFGPQPAAVIRRPAVDRIRYSLLGTSALLVLDNCDPVAAACVELWDELLEDETLRVLATSTRPLHAAGEVTIRLAPLAVPSEHSGTAAEIERVDSVALFCARVRALRPGFVLTDDMAPVVAEICRLVEGIPLSLELAGSRTQVLSPAELVERLSDQLQTLRSISRRPDDRHESLSSALTAASAHLTPDERMLFARLAVFTDTFTLRAAEAVAPPDVPVLDVLHALVDASLVIADVSGRESRYRMLESVRQFGRSILSESETADAVARRSDYLRDLVARAAEARHGPDRMLWCRRLDDARQDLRVTLDEAVRSGRLDLAMALAADLGWYWANTPQVGLEWYRRVLSAAATAAAPLAPESLLPVQLSAAVIASYLVLPEALRYARAAEATADLLGDRAGRMRALQHQADIAHEAGDLADAVEAANEAWRLAADLGDPHAVGRCGLSVAYNWLAANSIEDAERWATDAMRAFAAADDEGGQADARLLIGEALLSDGRHQEAEHELTAALDVFRAQESDEQAARAAVLLADAVHRRGARSDAADFAEEAFDRHAQIGHPWAVAHDLDVLAAVCARQNSARDAAVLLGAADAVRTAADLVRSPRDETLRADVLTACERALGTRGARDAVRAGAMKSFPSANGFARTVLRGSAEVSVA from the coding sequence GTGGTCGTACCGAAGTCCGTCGCGCTACGCCTACTCGGACCGGTGAGCCTGCTCTCCCCGGACTCCGAACGTCCACTCGGCGGAACGAAGAGTCGTGTGGTGATGGCCGCGCTCGGGCTGCGGCTCAACCACGCGGTCCCTGCCACGCAGCTGATCGACGACGTGTGGGGCGCGAACCCCCCGGCGACGGCCCGAAACACGGTGCAGGTGTACCTCTCCGGCGTCCGCCGCGCGTTGGAGAGCGCCGGGCGGCCGTTTCGTCTCGACCGCCTAGCCGGCGGTTATCGGTTGTCGGGCCGGCCAGAGCAGGTGGACTGGCTGCGGTTCGAGCTTCTCGCCGACCGGGCGCGCGGCAGCGGGCGCGTCGGCGACCGGGAGGCCGCGGCGGCTTCGCTGGCCGAAGCGCTAACGCTCTGGCAGGGTCCGCCGCTGGCCGATCTCCGCGGGACGCCGCTGTACGCCGCGTTCGCAGGCGCGATGGATGCCGCGCGGGTCGGAGCGCTCAGCGACCGGTTCGCGGCCGAGCTGGCGTTGGGCACGCCCGGCCTGGCGGCCGAACTGAGCGATCTGGTGCGGACGCGCCCGCTGGACGAGCAGCTCACGCGGCATCTGATGCACGCGCTTCAGAACGAGGGACGGCGAATCGAGGCCCTGGCCGTCTACGCCGACTTCCGTGACCGGCTGGTGCGCGACCGTGGCGTCGAGCCCGGCGTCCGACTGACACGCATGTACCGGGCGATCCTCGCGGACGATCCGCCGGAACCGCTGCCGCCAGTGCCGCGCCCCATCGGCCGGGTCGTCGGGCGCGAAGCGGCCGACTTCGTCGGGCGGGCCGGGGAACTCGCCGAGACGCTGGGCCTGCTCGCCCAGCCCGGTCTGGTCACGATCACCGGGCCACCGGGCGTGGGCAAATCGCGGTTCGCGGCGGAAGTCGCAGCCCGGATCTCCGCAGCCGGATCGGTCCGTCCGCTGTTCGTCCGGTTGGACGGGGTCGCCGAGCCCTCCGAGGTCGTTGCGGCTGTGGCCGACGCGTTCGGGCCGCAGCCGGCGGCCGTGATTCGTCGTCCGGCGGTCGACCGCATTCGGTACTCGCTGCTCGGCACGTCCGCGCTGCTGGTGCTCGACAACTGCGATCCTGTCGCCGCGGCCTGCGTCGAGCTGTGGGACGAGCTTCTGGAGGACGAGACGCTGCGCGTGCTCGCGACGAGCACGCGCCCGCTGCACGCGGCAGGCGAGGTGACGATTCGATTGGCGCCTCTCGCGGTTCCGTCCGAGCACAGCGGGACCGCAGCGGAGATCGAGAGGGTCGACTCGGTGGCCCTGTTCTGCGCCCGCGTACGCGCACTCCGACCCGGATTCGTGCTCACCGACGATATGGCGCCCGTCGTGGCCGAGATCTGTCGTCTCGTCGAGGGCATCCCGCTCTCTTTGGAGTTGGCCGGCAGCCGGACCCAGGTGCTCAGCCCGGCCGAGCTGGTCGAGCGACTCAGCGACCAGTTGCAGACGCTGCGGTCGATCTCCCGCCGACCGGATGACCGTCACGAGTCGCTCTCCTCAGCGCTCACGGCGGCGAGCGCGCACCTCACACCCGACGAACGGATGCTGTTCGCGCGGCTGGCCGTGTTCACCGACACGTTCACGCTTCGCGCTGCCGAGGCCGTCGCTCCACCGGACGTTCCGGTCCTCGACGTCCTCCACGCCCTGGTGGACGCCTCCCTGGTGATCGCCGACGTGTCCGGCAGGGAGAGCCGGTACCGCATGCTCGAATCGGTCCGTCAGTTCGGACGATCGATCCTCTCGGAGAGTGAAACCGCCGACGCGGTCGCGCGCCGCAGCGACTACCTCCGGGATCTCGTCGCCCGCGCGGCCGAGGCCCGGCACGGCCCGGACCGGATGCTGTGGTGCCGACGGTTGGACGACGCGCGGCAGGATCTGCGGGTCACGCTCGACGAAGCAGTACGCTCCGGCCGGCTCGACCTCGCGATGGCCCTGGCGGCCGACCTCGGTTGGTACTGGGCGAACACACCCCAGGTCGGGTTGGAGTGGTACCGGCGCGTGCTGTCCGCGGCGGCCACTGCGGCCGCGCCCCTCGCGCCGGAATCGTTGCTGCCGGTCCAGTTGTCGGCGGCCGTGATCGCGTCGTACCTGGTGCTACCCGAGGCACTGCGCTACGCCCGCGCAGCCGAGGCGACGGCTGATCTGCTCGGCGATCGCGCCGGTCGGATGAGGGCGCTGCAGCACCAGGCGGACATCGCACACGAGGCGGGCGACCTCGCCGACGCGGTGGAGGCGGCGAACGAGGCCTGGCGCCTCGCCGCTGATCTCGGAGATCCGCACGCGGTCGGCCGCTGTGGCCTCTCGGTGGCGTACAACTGGCTGGCGGCGAACTCGATCGAGGACGCCGAGCGCTGGGCGACCGACGCGATGCGTGCTTTCGCGGCGGCTGACGACGAGGGCGGCCAGGCCGACGCTCGTCTGCTGATCGGTGAGGCGCTGCTGAGCGACGGTCGCCATCAGGAGGCGGAGCACGAGTTGACCGCTGCCCTCGACGTCTTCCGCGCCCAGGAGAGCGATGAGCAGGCCGCGCGGGCCGCGGTGCTGCTGGCGGACGCCGTGCATCGGAGAGGTGCCCGGTCGGATGCCGCCGATTTTGCCGAGGAAGCGTTCGATCGGCATGCGCAGATCGGGCATCCGTGGGCTGTCGCACACGATCTGGATGTTCTGGCCGCCGTCTGCGCCCGCCAGAACAGCGCGCGGGATGCCGCCGTCCTGCTGGGAGCCGCCGACGCGGTGCGGACCGCAGCCGATCTCGTCCGGTCTCCACGCGACGAGACGCTGCGAGCCGACGTCCTGACGGCCTGCGAACGGGCGCTGGGGACGCGCGGTGCCAGGGACGCTGTGCGGGCCGGCGCGATGAAGAGCTTCCCCTCGGCGAACGGGTTCGCCAGGACGGTCCTGCGTGGGTCGGCCGAAGTCTCAGTTGCGTGA